The Fusarium musae strain F31 chromosome 10, whole genome shotgun sequence DNA window TGCATGCAGAATGTCAACTTGAGAATGAAAGGAATATTCGCGGCGACTGGATCGAGGAGTTAGTAAACCGTACTAGCATAGAGGTCGATGATGGCCGACTGCGGGTGAGGGAACGCACGCTCAGGGTATTTCGCTAACTCGTATCCATTTCCAACAGGTGCAAAAAGTCCTTGACAACACAACATTGCCACGCCCAGCGGCTGCAATCACAGTTAGTAATGGCCAACCTTAGCCAGAGACAGTCACCAACCGTTGAAAAAATAACGAATCCATCATCCCATCCAAGTCCAGGTCCCATAAGTCTCCCAATGACCCGCAGAGTGACGACGATCAGAACCAGCAGCACAATCAAGCAATTGATGGCAAGTTCGGCTTTGACATAACCCAGTATGGGCATGTAAACCTGCGGTGTCGATATCACCTCTACTGCTTCCGCCGACATGATGGGAAAGGAAGCACTCAAAGCGAAACAAATACGCCAAACAAGAGAAATTTCACAATACAGGGAGGAGCCAAAAAGGAACCCATTCTTCCTTATATGTACAGGAACCATAAGCAGGTCATGTCGATCACTTTGCTCCAACGAACGGCTTGGGAAAAAAGGACCTGCATTAGCTGGCGGGTTCTTTAACGGAAACTTGGCCCAAACGAGAATGGTTTGCTACAGATGACCGAGACAAGAGACGAATGTGCACTTGGCTGTGGTCTCTCTGCCTATTCGAGTCCAGAGGCTCCGCTGGGTATGAGGGTAACCCTGGGATCCATGGGGGCAACGGCCTTGGAAAGAAGCAGTGATGAGGCAAGGAGATCCTTGACAGGGTCGTCCTTTAGCCAGCGCGGATGACGGATCCGTGGCGAACGAGACTTGGCGCGGCAATTGGGGGGAGGAGCCTCAACGCTGGGTCATGATACACTCAGGGGGCAAGGGGGATTGGATGCTTCGGTTGGTGCTGTATATCCGAACCTCACGTGAGAGGCTCACATACGATCCaatggaagaaaaagacgaTACGTAAAATAACCTCTTGGCATCCAGAATAATGATGCAGGAACAGGCGAACCAACCGAAGTTGCCGCATGAAACATTTTGATTACAGACTACTCCACTACCGAAGACACTTTCTTGACTCGACTCCCACAGCCATAGCATCGTAAACGGGTCGAATGAAAGGCCGGGAAAGTGCCGGGTTTCTAGTGCTTCCATAGCGAAAAAGACAGTGTGAGTGTCTGAGTGTCAGGGCTGAAGGACAAGCTCACCGTCTTGTCTTGAGCGGCTGACCAAACGATTATAAAACAAAGTCTAATAGGGCTAAGATCATCCGAGGGCTTGAGAACAGACAATGCGGAGAAAAGCAAAAAAACGGCCCTCCCGAGATGATAGTGAGAGTCTAGAGAGAAAGACTGAAGAAATGGCTGAATGAAATTACTCGCCAAGAATTAGAAACAACGGAGTATTTCTGGGGCCCGTCCCGTCTCGTTCCTTGACCACTTGGTGAACAATCCGCCATCAAGCGTCTCCATCAATCCCCATATATAGCCCACATAAGAGCACAAAACGTGAAGATTTTAGCGTGGCGGTCCTGAAAATATCCCTTTCGGAGAACGTTAGCCTACTGTAGGAAATAATCTGCTGACTGTCCAGACGGATCATGTTTTGTGCCCCTGGGTTGGGTGACGATCTTGCACAAGAAGAGCGCAGTTCGCCGacgaaagagagaaaaaaccGCACTGACGCGACACTAGGGGAAACAAGAAACCAGGACGGACTGCAAGATAAGCTTCCCGCGCTGCCCGTCGATGGTTTGGCACAAGTCTAACGGTCGCACAACGTCTATACTATACCACATTCTGAGTTAATAATCAATTTGAGTTTCGGAAATATCGATCGAAACGTTGACGTGCTTCTGGATGATACCGTAACCCTTCTGTCACATCATATCACATCTCTTCCATGTCCACCCCAATTTTCTTACCTTGCCGTTATGGCTGCTGCGGCCTGCCCACAAGCCAGGTTGTCGGTGTCCTTACTCAATGTGCCCGTCCGTCGCGCATGAAAGGAGGTCTCAAGGGTCCCTCCCTGCTAGAACGCTTGGTCGGAAATGCAACCCTCATCCCCCCCGGAGACCGCCACCGTAAAGGTTTAGGCCAAGACGTTACTTTTTTAATCACGGCAAACTCGCGTCGTCCTTATAAAGTATGGTTTGGCTGTATCTGACTGGACGGAACCAGGTTTAAAAAGCAACATTTTTCGTAAAAGTCATACCAGCATATCAACTATCTCCACCAAACCGTcagcagaaacaaaacattTCTTTCCTTGTTCctcttttaacctttttacacacatcatcatggcatcttcCTACACTACCAAGCAATGGGTCCTCGCCAACAAGCCTACAGGGGAGCCTGTCCTGTCCGGCCCAGACGCTACCTGGAAGCTGCAGGCCGTCACACTGCCTGAGCTGAAGGATGGCCAGATCCTCGCAAAAGTCCAGTACTTCTCCAACGATACTGGCCTACGGAACTTTATCCAGAGCACTGTCGCGCCTGAGCGCTTCTACGTGCCTACAGTGCCCCTCGGCTCGCCCATGCGCTCCGGCATCATCGCCGAGGTGGTCGAGTCCAAGTCagacaagttcaaggtcGGTGATCTCTGCATGGATTTCCACCTGGGCACCTGGAGCGAATATGTGATCCTGGAAGCCGAAAACTCCCAGGCCCTCGCGCCCCTGCCCAACGGCCTGCCCACCACTCACTTCCTCGGTGCGTTTGGCGCCTCTGGTCTGGCCGCGTATACCGGCTTGTACTATGCCGGCGAGGCTAAGCCCGAGCACACTATTGTCATCTCAGCCGCTGCTGGCGCTACTGGCTCTATGGCTGTCCAGATCGCCTCCAAGATCCTCGGCGCTAAGCGAGTCATTGGCATCACTGGCTCTGACGAGAAGTGCGAGTGGGTGAAGAGCATCGGTGCCCATGAGTGCCTCAACTACAAGAGCCCTACATtccttgaggatctcaaggcTGCTACCCCCGACGAGGTCGATGTGTACTTTGACAACGTCGGTGGTAGCATCCTCGACGCCATGCTGACCCGCGTCAAGAAGCACGGTCACATCGCTGTTTGCGGTGCCGTCAGCGGATATAACTCTGACGAGCCCATGGCTTTGAAGAACTGGTTCGAGCTTATTTCCTGCAGGATCAACATCCGTGGCTTTATCATGCTTGATTATATGGACAAGGTGCCCGCCATTCTAGGCGAGCTTATTGGCGCCACTGCCGATGGACGCATCAAGCTCGAGGCTGCCGAGACAGTCATTGAGGCGCCCATTGAGCAGCAGCCCGAGGTTTGGATGAAGCTGTTCAGCGGTGTCAACCAGGGCAAGctcctcaccaagctcatcatttAGGAAGCTTAGGTGAATGAAACATAAATAGTTGATGAATTTAGGCGGGCACTTGCACTAGCGTTGCCATTAAATATAAACTGGCTTAtgatacttaattatttctAGATTTTACTGgggtattaattataaaaatgcTCCTTCATTTAACGGAAGCGCTTAGCACTTCAAACGCAAGGTATTCATCCAGGCTGCGTACCTAAGTTAAATCTCGCTGGGATAAGGCACGCACTGTAATCCAGCGCTGATCAGCAGAGGCCCGCTGGACATGCACTGCACTCTACCTACTTACTGACAGAAGGATTCAAGCAACTCTCTGCGCTATTGTGGACCATCCTCCACCGGTTCATGAAATCCGGAAGAGGATTCAACCCCCTACGACTTGTGCCTGTATTAGGAAGGTCAGACTGCCTGACAAATTCGTTACCTTGGATTGTCGAAAGTTGGGTTTTCTGTGGGATTGTGAAACCTACCGCCATTTACCCTAAGGAGACCTGGGAGGGGCTTCAACAATCACAAAGCATCGATACTTGCGGGGGCGATGCAGGGCAAAGACGATAATTCTGGTTTATTGTCATAGGTGTAAAGTTCCGATGTTGCTATTGGCATCTTTGCCATCCAATTGGCATCAATTGGCATCAATTGGCATTCAAGTCATTCATCATACCCCGCAATTTGACAAGCAATTGACAAGACTGACCACAAAGGCGTGCCGAGACATGCATCCTTTGTCCAGTGACGTGTTGACCCCTCAGCCTTATGTTTCTCGCCGATAAAATACGGGCAGTGCCACCAACGTTTTG harbors:
- a CDS encoding hypothetical protein (EggNog:ENOG41), translating into MASSYTTKQWVLANKPTGEPVLSGPDATWKLQAVTLPELKDGQILAKVQYFSNDTGLRNFIQSTVAPERFYVPTVPLGSPMRSGIIAEVVESKSDKFKVGDLCMDFHLGTWSEYVILEAENSQALAPLPNGLPTTHFLGAFGASGLAAYTGLYYAGEAKPEHTIVISAAAGATGSMAVQIASKILGAKRVIGITGSDEKCEWVKSIGAHECLNYKSPTFLEDLKAATPDEVDVYFDNVGGSILDAMLTRVKKHGHIAVCGAVSGYNSDEPMALKNWFELISCRINIRGFIMLDYMDKVPAILGELIGATADGRIKLEAAETVIEAPIEQQPEVWMKLFSGVNQGKLLTKLII